A region from the Lolium perenne isolate Kyuss_39 chromosome 4, Kyuss_2.0, whole genome shotgun sequence genome encodes:
- the LOC127295626 gene encoding calvin cycle protein CP12-1, chloroplastic encodes MATITTMAFMATFPTPRTVAQPSATLPPRQNLVSFAAMSVRARGRRLVAVAGSASTPPELAKKVTESIKQAEETCAGDPVSGECVAAWDEVEELSAAASHARDRNKDSDPLDEFCEDNPAADECRTYED; translated from the coding sequence AtggccaccatcaccaccatggcCTTCATGGCCACCTTCCCGACTCCCAGAACCGTCGCGCAGCCCTCGGCAACACTGCCGCCTCGTCAGAACCTCGTGTCGTTCGCGGCCATGTCGGTGCGCGCACGCGGGCGTCGGCTGGTGGCCGTGGCGGGCTCGGCGTCCACGCCGCCGGAGCTGGCGAAGAAGGTGACGGAGAGCATCAAGCAGGCCGAGGAGACGTGCGCGGGGGACCCGGTGAGCGGCGAGTGCGTCGCGGCGTGGGACGAGGTGGAGGAGCTCAGCGCGGCCGCCAGCCACGCGCGCGACCGCAACAAGGACAGCGACCCGCTCGACGAGTTCTGCGAGGATAACCCCGCGGCCGACGAGTGCCGCACCTACGAGGACTAG